Proteins co-encoded in one Osmerus mordax isolate fOsmMor3 chromosome 11, fOsmMor3.pri, whole genome shotgun sequence genomic window:
- the LOC136951360 gene encoding uncharacterized membrane protein C3orf80 — MPRLSKTTCIFTAFLSGALISACQAAPSCGEVRCAEGQQCCPPTVTGNGSASPAVRCCKLPINIFFDNVGLWTRKLSGILILLLLFAMGYFIQQIICPRQRRQPNNDRPDDPSLFHVHATASQDSLLDRYSEYSLADFTSPNLPTYDEVKYLPTYEESMQDMHRDRSDDNLLAQNEGTAPGRGRAAGPGRARAGPGRARAGPGLRDEGQDILEVSGHSTRACRNSV, encoded by the coding sequence ATGCCGCGTCTCTCCAAGACGACGTGCATCTTCACCGCCTTCCTGTCCGGGGCTCTGATCTCCGCGTGCCAAGCAGCCCCGAGCTGCGGAGAAGTCAGGTGTGCCGAGGGCCAGCAGTGTTGCCCGCCAACCGTCACCGGTAACGGCAGCGCGAGCCCCGCGGTACGCTGCTGCAAGCTTCCCATCAACATCTTCTTCGATAACGTGGGCTTGTGGACACGGAAGCTCTCCGGCATCCTCATCCTGCTTCTCCTGTTCGCCATGGGATACTTCATACAGCAGATCATTTGCCCGCGGCAGCGCCGACAACCGAACAACGACAGACCAGACGATCCGTCACTGTTCCACGTGCATGCCACCGCGTCCCAGGACTCGCTGCTGGACCGCTACTCCGAATACAGCCTGGCTGACTTCACTTCTCCCAACCTACCGACCTACGACGAGGTGAAATACCTACCGACGTACGAGGAATCAATGCAAGACATGCACAGAGACCGGTCAGATGACAACTTGTTGGCCCAGAATGAGGGCACTGCTCcgggcagaggcagggcagcGGGACCGGGCAGAGCCAGGGCAGGACCGGGCAGAGCCAGGGCAGGACCGGGACTCCGGGATGAGGGACAGGATATCCTGGAAGTGTCAGGACACAGCACACGAGCTTGCAGGAACTCGGTTTGA